Proteins co-encoded in one Scomber scombrus chromosome 14, fScoSco1.1, whole genome shotgun sequence genomic window:
- the LOC133994116 gene encoding P2R1A-PPP2R2A-interacting phosphatase regulator 1, whose translation MERMEVDQCAGAAGGAGGGALRRSNSAPMITSVSDGMTVFSPVVSARYRRSSVSINPSCPSQLVPLSPFSLTGDRLDHKRQEENMEMMLRGSLQRLSASSLIPVPPVSQWHDHAPVWFQSQDSGVTPNSSPSPTRRFRPTVSATVRWPALTPLKRKGGVESDGPPKKLFVAGVTDPAHRSSYTVSVSQSTADSPPAGGVSPQSSPLSLSPPPSFTPFTSHQHPGH comes from the exons ATGGAACGGATGGAAGTGGACCAGTGCGCAGGCGCAGCTGGAGGGGCAGGAGGCGGGGCTCTCCGCAGGTCCAACAGCGCCCCCATGATCACCAGCGTCAG TGACGGGATGACGGTCTTCAGTCCGGTGGTCTCGGCTCGATACAGACGCAGCAGCGTGTCCATCAACCCCAGCTGTCCCTCTCAG CTCGTCCCTctgtctcctttctctctgaCCGGAGACAGACTCGACCACAAGAGGCAG GAGGAAAACATGGAGATGATGCTCAGAGGAAGTCTGCAGAGATTAAG TGCTTCCAGTCTGATCCCAGTTCCTCCAGTCAGTCAGTGGCACGATCACGCGCCTGTG tgGTTTCAGTCGCAGGACAGCGGAGTCACACCCAACTCCTCCCCCAGTCCCACCAGGAGgttcag ACCAACTGTCAGCGCCACTGTGAGATGGCCGGCGCTAACGCCACTCAAGAGGAaag GCGGCGTGGAGTCTGACGGTCCACCCAAGAAGCTGTTTGTTGCCGGGGTAACAGATCCCGCCCACCGCAGCAGCTACACAGTGAG CGTGTCTCAGTCGACGGCAGACTCTCCACCAGCAGGAGGCGTCAGTCCTCAGTCCagccctctgtctctctctcctcctccctccttcacccCCTTTACCTCCCACCAGCATCCAGGACATTAA